The genomic region GCTGCGACGAGCCCGGTCGACCCGCCGTCTTCGGCGACCGCATCTTCGTCCCGTGCGCCGGTCAGGGCCGCACCCTGGTGCTCGATCGCACCGGTCAACCCGCGCGGGACGCCATCGTCACCGGAGACAACGACACCCCGCAGATCGTCGGGGACGACGACTCGCTGGTGGTGACTTCGGGCTCCGCCGGGACCACGGTCACGGTCGATGCCCAGGGCCGCCAGCACCGCTCCGAAATCCGCTCGCCGTCGATCCCCGTCGTGAAGCCGAAGCGCGCTGACCCGTCGAAGGCCGGTGGTTCTGCCTCGGCCTCGCAGACTCCGACCCCGACGCCGCCGGCCGAGCCCACGCCCGCCAGCACCCCGGATCCGACCAGTGAACCGGAGCCGACCAGTGAACCGGAGCCGACCAGTGAACCGGAGCCGCCGACGTCCCAGCAGCAGCTGCCGGACCAGCCGGATCCGCAGCCGCCGGTCGTCGATCCGACCAGCGGGCAGGTGTTGTCGACCGCCGTCCCGCCGTCGAATGATCCGAGCATCGGGCAGCCCACCGGTCCGCGGACGACCGCGCAGACCACCGGCGGCACCGCTCTGGACGGTCCTCGCAACGTGCACGCAGAGGCCGTCGGGCCCGGCGTCGCCACCGTCCGCTGGTCGGCGCCGCAGCGGCGACCCGACCACTACCTCGTCCGCACCACCGACGGCGCCGGCAGCACCCAGATCAGCGGCGGCGCCGAGTCCGCCTCCGTCACCGTGTCTGCCCGCGGGTCTGCGCAGTTCGTGGTGGTCGCTGATTTCGGTGCGGACGGCCTCGTCCAGTCCCAGCCGAGCAACGTCGTGAACTGGACGGTGCAGAACACCACGACCTCGACCACCATCCCGACCACGCGCAGCACCCCGACCACCCCGACCACGCGCAGCACCCCGACCATCCCGACCACGCGCACCACGCGCACCACACCGACGCGGCCGGGGCCGGGTCCCGACTGCCGCGGGCCGCGACTGAACGGTGCTGTGCCGAACGTGCTCGCATCCTGCCCGAGCACGTCGAGCGGATCGAGTACCCGTCCGGCGACTCCGACGTCCGGCACCAACGGCCAGCCGTCGAGTCAGTCGCCGACCACGCCGACGACTCCTTCCAGTCCGACCACGCCTTCCAGTCCGACCACGCCTTCCAGTCCGACCACGCCTACCAGTCCGACGGCTCCGACCACTCCTACCAGGCCGACCACGCCGACAACTCCGCTGCCGGTGACGACTCCGACGACTCCGCTGCCGGTGACGACTCCGACGACTCCGCTGCCGGTGACGACTCCGACGACTCCGCCGCCGGTGACGACTCCGACCACTCCGCCGCCGGTGACGACTCCGACCACCCCGCCGCCGGTGACGACTCCGACGACTCCGACCACCCCGCCGCCCGCGACACCGCCGGCCGCGCCCGCCAACTTCAACGCCTACCTGCAGGACCCGGGCAGCTCCAACGCGGTCCAGGCCGACTGGACCGCGGTCGATGGGGTCAGCTACACGGTGTCCTTCAGCAAGAACGGGGCAACTGCCACCGTCCAGTCCCCGGCGGCATCCGGCGCCACCCAGTTCTACGGTTCCCGGATGACGGGCTCGGTCGTCGTGAGCATCTACGCATCCCAGAACGGCCTCAGCTCCGAGACCTCCACCCTGACAGTCGATCTCATGCCCGTCGACCAGTGCAACCCGCTGCGCGCCGGGTCGAGCTGGCTGCATGGTCTGCCGATGCAGAACTGCTGCCCGACCCCGCAGAACGGCATGACCTGCCAGATCCCGTTGCGTGGTGACACCTCGTGGTTGCAGCCCGACGTCGTCACCGCGGTGCCCACGTCGGGCTCCGTCGGCCGGATCGCCCTGGCGGTCACCCTGCTGATGCTCGCCGGTGGCATCCATCTGGCCCGCGTCCGCAGCCGCCGCGCTGATCGCGCAGCCCTGTCGGTGGCGACCGGAGCCCGCAGATGACGGCCGCCCCCCAGGAGCTGCAGGGGTCGGTATCGGCACCAGGGCTCCCCGGTAACGTGCCGCGGGTGGAAGACCGCTCCGAGCAGCCCGTCACCGAGTCCGATGTCGCTGAGTTCCGGATGGTGTTCGACCGGTTGTGCTCGGCCGTCGACTCGGTCGTCGTCGGTCGTCGGCGGGTGGTCGAACTGGTCGCGGTCGCGCTGGCCGCCAACGGTCACGTCCTGATCGAGGACCTGCCCGGCACCGGTAAGACGACCCTGGCGCGGGCCCTGGCCGCCGCCATCGGCGGGTCCTCGAGCCGGGTGCAGTTCACCCCCGACCTGCTGCCGGCCGACATCACCGGCGGCCTGGTCTACGAGCCGGGCAGTGGCGAACTCGCCTTCCGGCGCGGACCGGTGTTCACCAACATCCTGCTGGCGGACGAGATCAACCGCGCCGCTGCCAAGACCCAGTCGGCACTGCTCGAGGTGATGGCAGAGCGCACCGTCACCGTCGACGGCGTGACCCATCGGGTTCCCGACCCGTTCGTCACCCTCGCGACGCAGAACCCGCTCGACGCCGACGGCACCTTCCGGCTGCCGTTGGCCGAACTCGATCGGTTCGCGATCAAGACATCCCTCGGTGTCCCCGATCCTGATTACGAATTGCTGGCCATCGATCCGCTCGGTTCCGCGGGCGATGTCTCGCGGGTCACGCCGGTGATGACGCCCGCCGATCTCGCGAACTGGTCGAAGCGTTTGCGTCGGCTGCACGTGGCGCCGCCGGTGCTCGCGTACATCCGCGACATCGGTCTGGCGACCAGGGCGGAGCCGCGACTGCGGGTGGCGGTCAGCACCCGGGGGCTCAAGATGATGGTCGGCTGCTGTCAGGTCTACGCCGCCGCCCAGGGTCGTCACTTCGTGGTTCCCAGCGACGTGCAGCGGCTGGCCGAGCCGTTGCTCGCGCACCGACTCGTTCCGGCACAGGACTTCCGGTCCACTCCCGCCCCGGTCGAGGAGATCCTGGCCGACGTGGTCGCCTCGGTGGCCGCGCCGCGTCCGCAGGTCTGAGCGGGAGGCTGCTGCGGTGACGTCGGCGACCGCCCGGTCCGGGACCGACACCGCACCGCGCACATCCTCTGTCGGCGTCGGGGGCTGCGCTCCGCAGGACGATCCAGCTGCCCCGCTGCCGGATGCCCCGGCCCGCCGGGTACGCAGGATCGGGCCGACCCGGCGTGGAGTGGCGCTGCTGACGTTGGGCGTCTGCTGCATCGTGCTGGGCGTACTGGCGCGGTACCCGGGGCTCATCGGTCTGGGGATCGCAGCCGTCGTCGCCGTTCTCGTCGCCGTGATCGGACTGGTGAGCAAGCGCAGCGTCGCGCTCCGACGAGAGTTGCCGTCCGGCGCTGTTCGGCGCCTCGATCCGGTGGTGGCCGCGGTGAGTCCGACGGCTCGCCGGGGCGCGGGTCGAGGTGATGAGGTCGAACTCGTCGAACGGATCGACGGCGTGCCGCTGCCCGCCACCAAAATGGTCATCGGACAGAGCGGGGCCCGACTCGAGTACTCGATCCCGACCACGATGCCGGGCGCCGTCGCTCTCGGTCCCACCGAACTGCGCTACTTCGGATTCGCCGGATTGTCCCGGATGCGGTTGCGGGACAACAGCATCGCGTCGGTGCTCGTGCTGGCCAGGATGCTGCCGGTGCGCATCCCGGACAACGGCGCCCTGCCGGTCGACATCATCAACGGTGACGAGATCGAGGGCGGCGGCACCGAACTGCGGAGCCTGCGGCCGTACATCCCTGGCGACGACATCCGCAAGGTGAATGCCCGGATCTCCGCACGGATGGGTCGTCTGATGATCCGGCAGGACTCCGAGCCGTCGATCTCGGCGGTCACCCTTGTCGTGGACAACGCCGCCGGGACCCCACCGGAGTGCTTTGCCGAGATGCTCGACGTGGCGACGTCGCTGGCGGGTGCCGCGATCCGACAGGGTTTGCCGGTCCGATGGACCGCCCGCGGCCGGGACGGCGCCTCCGACGTGGACCTGGACGGCCTCGGGATCACCGAGCAGGCGATCGCCTGCCTTCCCCTCTCGCAGGAATCGGTGCCGCGCATCGGCACCACCGATCTGACGATCGTCGTCAGCGGACCCGATTCCGGACCGGGACACCTGTTGGAGGCGCTCACCGCGGCCGACCGGGGTGGGTTGTTCGTGGTGGCCGGCCTGATCGCCGCCACCGACGACGACACCGATCGGGGAGCAGCGGCCGACGGGGCGGGCGGGGTCCTCATCCAGGCGCCGACCGCGGAAACCGTGCTGCGCCGGTTCGCCTACCTCGGCAGTGGGGCGGCCTGAGCATGAGCGCTGCCACCGCGACCGCCCCGCGCACCGGGACACCGTCAGCGCCCCCCGAGGAGGCCCCGGCCAGGCGTCCACGTCCTCGGATCGCCGGCCGGGCCCTGCTCAGCTCACTGGTGGCGCTGACCGTCGGCAGCGCCTTCCTCGGCTCGACCTTCGGCGGGTGGTGGCCGCCGTTGTTGCTGGTCGGCACGATGCTGCTGGTGACTTCTCTGGTGCTGGGCCTGCTGCTTCTCCGGGTCTCGATGCCGCTCGTCACCCTCGTCACGGTGATCCTGGTGGTGGGTACCGGCTATCTGCTGGTGCTGGGTGCGCCGCGGGTCGGGCCTGATTCGCAGGTGGCCAGGCCCGCCTGGCGGATCCTGCTCGATACGGTCGCGGCGCTGTTGTCGACCCCGGCGGGCACTCCGGCGCGGCTGGATCTGCTCGCACCGGCGTTCGTCGTGGTCGGACTGGCGAGCATCTTCCTGGTCGGCAGGGCACAGCTGCGCGGACCGGGGCGGGCGATGGGGATCGCCCCGCTGGTGGTCGCGCCGCTGCTGTATGCCGCCGGCCTGGTCCTCACGGCGGGAACGGCGGATCGTAACGGGGTGGTCGCGGGTGCGCTGCTGCTCACCCTCGTCCTGGGATGGACCCGCTGGTCACCGGCGACGGCGGCCACCGCGGCGGTGTGTGCGGTCTGCGCGACGCTGGTCGCCCTGACGAGCACCGGGCCGGGATTCGATGTCCGCCAGTACGTCACGCCGCCGCGGATCGTCGTCGCCCAGCAGAACCTGCTGCCCTACCTGCCGGTGTGGTCGGTGGAGCGGGACACACCCGTGTTCACGGTCTCCGGAGCCGTCCCGGACAGCGTGGCGGTCGCTGTCTACAGCGGCTTCGACGGCAACACCTGGTCCTCCGGCACCGATTTCGCGCTCTACGGCAGCCCACGCCCATCGGTGCTGCCGCCGGGCGCGATCACCGCCGACTACGAGATGCAGGTGGTGACGAGCACGATCCCGGGTGACTGGCTGCCGGCCACCGGCACCGTCACCGGGATCAGCGCCCCGGATGCCGTGATCGACGTCGTCGGCGGCTCGCTGGTCCGGATCGGGCAGCAGCAGACGCCGATCCCGTACACGGTCCGGGGGAGCATCGACGTGGCGGACGACGCCGGGCTGGTGTCGGCAGGAGTTCCGGACCGCGGTGCCGCCGCACCGTTCCTGGCGGTGCCGGAGGTCCCGGAATCGTTGCAGCGCTGGCTCAACAACGTCATCGCCCGGTATCCGGGTCGCTACGACCAGGCGGCAGCACTGGAGAGCGCGCTGCGGGAGAACCACGCGGTCGACGCCAAGTCCAGTGGCAGCTCCTCCTGGTATGCGGTCGATGCGCTCGTCGGTGCCGGCGGAAAGGCCCCGCTGCGCGCAGCGCCGGCCGAGAACTACGTGTCGGCTTTCGCCGCCCTGGCCAGGTCGGCCGGGTTGCCGACCAGGGTCGTGATCGGGGCCAGGCTTTCCCAGGTCCCCGGTGTGGTGGAGGCGACGTCGGTCGTCAGTGGCGCGCAGATGTCGGTCTGGCCGGAGGTCTACTTCTCCGACATCGGCTGGGTGGCCTTCAACCCGGTGCCGGGGCCGACGAAAACGCCTGCGCAGCAACGACATGAACAGGTCAAGGCGCAGCAGACCGATGATCCGGAGGTCGACGAGGAGATCCCGGTCGTCGGCGACGACCCCGGACCGGGGGCCGGTACCGATGATCGCGGAACGGACTGGGGTGCGGTGGCCAGGACCAGCGCCATCAGCCTCGTGCTGGGGCTGGTGGTGGCTGCCGTGCTCGCGCTGCTGGGCTCGATCGCAGTGATCATCGGCGCCCGTCGGCGCGGCCCGGCCGGCGCCTGGTCGCTGGTGGAACGCGCCGCTCGCTCGGCCGGGATCCGGCCGGCTCCCGACTGGACCGTGGAACGGA from Nakamurella sp. A5-74 harbors:
- a CDS encoding AAA family ATPase is translated as MTAAPQELQGSVSAPGLPGNVPRVEDRSEQPVTESDVAEFRMVFDRLCSAVDSVVVGRRRVVELVAVALAANGHVLIEDLPGTGKTTLARALAAAIGGSSSRVQFTPDLLPADITGGLVYEPGSGELAFRRGPVFTNILLADEINRAAAKTQSALLEVMAERTVTVDGVTHRVPDPFVTLATQNPLDADGTFRLPLAELDRFAIKTSLGVPDPDYELLAIDPLGSAGDVSRVTPVMTPADLANWSKRLRRLHVAPPVLAYIRDIGLATRAEPRLRVAVSTRGLKMMVGCCQVYAAAQGRHFVVPSDVQRLAEPLLAHRLVPAQDFRSTPAPVEEILADVVASVAAPRPQV
- a CDS encoding DUF58 domain-containing protein — its product is MTSATARSGTDTAPRTSSVGVGGCAPQDDPAAPLPDAPARRVRRIGPTRRGVALLTLGVCCIVLGVLARYPGLIGLGIAAVVAVLVAVIGLVSKRSVALRRELPSGAVRRLDPVVAAVSPTARRGAGRGDEVELVERIDGVPLPATKMVIGQSGARLEYSIPTTMPGAVALGPTELRYFGFAGLSRMRLRDNSIASVLVLARMLPVRIPDNGALPVDIINGDEIEGGGTELRSLRPYIPGDDIRKVNARISARMGRLMIRQDSEPSISAVTLVVDNAAGTPPECFAEMLDVATSLAGAAIRQGLPVRWTARGRDGASDVDLDGLGITEQAIACLPLSQESVPRIGTTDLTIVVSGPDSGPGHLLEALTAADRGGLFVVAGLIAATDDDTDRGAAADGAGGVLIQAPTAETVLRRFAYLGSGAA
- a CDS encoding transglutaminase domain-containing protein, with protein sequence MSAATATAPRTGTPSAPPEEAPARRPRPRIAGRALLSSLVALTVGSAFLGSTFGGWWPPLLLVGTMLLVTSLVLGLLLLRVSMPLVTLVTVILVVGTGYLLVLGAPRVGPDSQVARPAWRILLDTVAALLSTPAGTPARLDLLAPAFVVVGLASIFLVGRAQLRGPGRAMGIAPLVVAPLLYAAGLVLTAGTADRNGVVAGALLLTLVLGWTRWSPATAATAAVCAVCATLVALTSTGPGFDVRQYVTPPRIVVAQQNLLPYLPVWSVERDTPVFTVSGAVPDSVAVAVYSGFDGNTWSSGTDFALYGSPRPSVLPPGAITADYEMQVVTSTIPGDWLPATGTVTGISAPDAVIDVVGGSLVRIGQQQTPIPYTVRGSIDVADDAGLVSAGVPDRGAAAPFLAVPEVPESLQRWLNNVIARYPGRYDQAAALESALRENHAVDAKSSGSSSWYAVDALVGAGGKAPLRAAPAENYVSAFAALARSAGLPTRVVIGARLSQVPGVVEATSVVSGAQMSVWPEVYFSDIGWVAFNPVPGPTKTPAQQRHEQVKAQQTDDPEVDEEIPVVGDDPGPGAGTDDRGTDWGAVARTSAISLVLGLVVAAVLALLGSIAVIIGARRRGPAGAWSLVERAARSAGIRPAPDWTVERIADAIDVRTDSCAAHPVAGLAAGAQRARFGPQGSALPASWSDVRRVRSALRQTLPWHRRAAWFLHPAAWWPRRSR